A genomic region of Anopheles coustani chromosome 3, idAnoCousDA_361_x.2, whole genome shotgun sequence contains the following coding sequences:
- the LOC131258631 gene encoding protein Vhl — MDSEINLKSQHSEIRSFVLFVNTTQREVDVFWVNYSARLIHYTMLTPGAQCMVNTYVTHPWAFKDRVSGERMHVRHQPVYLPEPYYRNFDSTGRLARKEIKIHFPVRTLTENCLWRILALVPEQDEENLLRELEIPRVLIHELAMLRKNKAKRI; from the coding sequence ATGGACAGCGAGATCAACCTGAAGTCGCAACACTCGGAAATACGCTCGTTCGTACTTTTCGTCAACACCACCCAGCGCGAGGTGGACGTCTTCTGGGTGAACTACAGCGCCCGGCTGATTCACTACACGATGCTGACACCCGGTGCCCAGTGCATGGTCAACACGTACGTTACGCACCCCTGGGCGTTTAAGGACAGGGTTTCGGGCGAACGGATGCACGTGCGGCATCAGCCCGTTTACCTGCCGGAACCTTACTACAGGAACTTCGACAGTACGGGGCGGTTAGCGAGAAAGGAAATCAAAATTCACTTCCCAGTTCGTACGTTGACGGAAAACTGTCTCTGGAGAATCCTCGCATTGGTGCCAGAGCAGGACGAGGAGAACTTACTAAGAGAGCTAGAAATTCCACGCGTTTTAATACATGAGCTTGCAATgttgaggaaaaataaagcaaagagGATATGA
- the LOC131260182 gene encoding uncharacterized protein LOC131260182, with protein sequence MKQTILLHDCVQFLKELHLYLQNEQPCDESRTTSDPLELDQTSSNSVEEESTYLNVASCIPSSNARVALAAQCVCLLERIGKELGLPDVHVENVTIEGEQEGEASYLDMSGTNTPKVNLSNSSGSIDVGPSDPPGDGVEELGTEALPVEEENSYELTTDQILYDECQQEVVCQETDSQIISPSPQTPTPEQSPSDESQCPFGGLPASHLRLQQSPKHGTLFKQEKRLFFDQFKKYYVGLIGKWLLVYNSHNDLKPWQTIYVKGIKLDLSLNDHINEKHLFQIITSTDSKVHFLSPSFQDLNEWIVAIENNLIIDNKGVERMPNEGTVARKLPSPPRSPSAAIGGDETDRLAVPTQEDGIYEEPALYLKPDTNTIPPKHPFGYDTPKSTCVVHEACAENPKPELPKKTLEPVVAVAPASSPPVTPVKSWLKNKFNRSPNEPLEGKASKKALKKLSLEELSLPADSPEEPKIKQLPPSPKFSLPTTPSNKGTKINMIISQLEANGQLNLLSKRMTETNKRYTWVADDVTG encoded by the exons ATGAAACAAACGATTTTATTACACGATTGTGTGCAGTTTTTAAAAG AATTGCATCTTTATCTTCAAAACGAACAACCATGTGATGAAAGCCGAACCACATCCGACCCGTTGGAGCTGGACCAAACTTCGTCTAATTCCGTAGAAGAAGAAAGCACCTATTTAAACGTGGCCTCCTGCATCCCATCCAGTAACGCACGTGTTGCCTTAGCGGCGCAATGCGTTTGCTTGCTGGAGAGAATCGGAAAGGAACTAGGTCTCCCGGACGTGCACGTGGAAAATGTAACCATAGAGGGTGAGCAGGAGGGGGAAGCTTCTTACCTCGACATGAGCGGAACCAACACACCGAAGGTGAATTTGAGCAACTCCTCGGGCAGCATTGACGTAGGACCAAGTGATCCGCCGGGGGACGGTGTTGAAGAATTGGGAACTGAAGCGCTTCCGGTGGAAGAGGAAAACTCCTACGAACTCACAACCGATCAGATTCTTTACGACGAGTGTCAGCAGGAGGTAGTGTGTCAGGAAACCGATTCGCAGATCATCAGTCCGAGCCCACAAACGCCAACACCGGAGCAGAGCCCTTCTGACGAAAGCCAATGTCCCTTTGGAGGCCTTCCGGCCTCACATTTGCGTCTGCAGCAATCACCCAAACACGGCACGCTGTTCAAACAGGAAAAACGATTATTTTTCGATCAGTTTAAGAAGTATTACGTGGGGTTGATTGGCAAGTGGCTGCTCGTATACAACAGTCACAACGATCTCAAGCCGTGGCAAACGATCTACGTCAAGGGCATCAAACTGGACCTGAGCCTCAACGATCACATCAACGAGAAACACTTGTTCCAGATCATCACCAGTACCGACTCGAAGGTGCATTTCCTATCGCCCAGCTTCCAGGATCTCAACGAATGGATAGTGGCGATCGAGAACAATCTGATAATCGATAACAAAGGGGTGGAACGCATGCCAAACGAAGGGACTGTGGCCAGAAAGCTACCTTCACCACCTCGCTCTCCGTCGGCGGCGATCGGCGGAGACGAGACTGACCGACTCGCAGTTCCAACCCAAGAGGATGGGATTTACGAGGAACCGGCCCTTTATCTGAAGCCAGACACGAACACGATTCCGCCTAAGCATCCTTTCGGATACGATACGCCCAAGTCGACGTGCGTCGTTCACGAGGCTTGTGCTGAAAATCCAAAGCCTGAACTTCCAAAGAAAACTCTTGAACCCGTTGTTGCGGTCGCTCCAGCGTCCTCACCTCCGGTCACGCCAGTAAAAAGTTggctgaaaaataaatttaatcgaTCTCCAAACGAGCCCTTGGAAGGGAAGGCATCGAAAAAGGCGCTCAAAAAGTTGTCCTTGGAGGAACTTTCCCTACCAGCGGATTCGCCAGaggaaccaaaaataaaacaattgccACCATCGCCAAAATTTTCCCTGCCGACCACGCCGTCGAACAAGGGAACGAAAATCAACATGATCATCAGTCAGCTGGAGGCCAACGGACAGCTCAACTTGCTCTCGAAGCGGATGACGGAAACGAACAAGCGGTACACGTGGGTAGCGGACGATGTAACTGGCTGA
- the LOC131260183 gene encoding uncharacterized protein LOC131260183, translated as MKSQVHGVAAIYLLLQCVSGAAPKSSALQSGSSFMNLPRKFWQDTYTYTDLPGEDEEQEDESAESTTHDPYPFFDDANMAANVTTQLGNDVYLHCRVNDLRERTVSWVRRKGDEIHLITVGRQTYSSDSRYSLQFQPPNNWQLLIQYSNERDEGHYECRISSYPPLVYLVYLIVVVPRVEIIDERGQATLDKFYKAGSTIELKCIISRVPQPTSYVTWKHGMRMLNYDTSRGGISVKTDLLPGGAMSRLYIANANRYDTGNYTCALADIAQATVSVHVLNGENPAAMQHGGGAQWKPTLGSVVVLLLILGVSLNAFR; from the exons ATGAAGAGCCAGGTCCATGGAGTAGCTGCGATCTACCTTTTGTTGCAGTGCGTGTCAGGAGCGGCACCGA AATCCTCTGCACTGCAATCGGGTAGTTCGTTTATGAACCTACCGAGGAAGTTCTGGCAAGACACCTACACCTACACCGATCTACCGGGGGAGGATGAGGAGCAGGAGGATGAGTCGGCCGAAAGCACCACGCACGATCCGTATCCGTTCTTCGACGATGCCAACATGGCCGCCAACGTCACCACGCAGCTTGGGAACGACGTGTACCTGCACTGTCGTGTCAACGATCTCCGCGAGCGGACA GTCTCCTGGGTTCGACGGAAGGGTGATGAAATCCATCTCATCACCGTTGGCCGACAGACGTACAGCAGCGATTCGCGGTATTCGCTCCAGTTCCAACCCCCAAACAACTGGCAGCTGCTGATCCAGTACTCGAACGAGCGTGACGAGGGTCATTATGAGTGCCGCATTTCGTCCTACCCGCCGCTAGTCTACCTGGTCTATCTAATTGTAGTCG TACCACGGGTGGAGATCATCGACGAAAGAGGTCAGGCCACGCTGGACAAGTTCTACAAGGCGGGCAGCACGATCGAACTGAAGTGTATCATCAGCAGGGTACCACAGCCGACGAGCTACGTCACCTGGAAGCACGGCATGCGGATGCTAAATTATGACACGAGTAGAGGAGGAATTAG TGTGAAGACAGACCTGCTTCCTGGTGGGGCGATGAGCCGCCTTTACATCGCGAATGCTAATCGATACGATACGGGCAACTACACTTGTGCCCTGGCCGACATTGCACAGGCAACGGTTTCCGTGCACGTGTTGAATG GAGAAAATCCCGCCGCGATGCAACAtggtggaggcgcccagtggAAGCCCACGTTGGGTAGCGTCGTCGTCCTGCTCCTTATTCTCGGTGTCAGTCTCAATGCCTTCCGGTGA
- the LOC131260066 gene encoding protein sprint — protein MESETDDSCYERKDIPVDKFGGDFYHSRDVTTRQLNRHLANCAADISPAHGRPISLPAKLYDPGATSGGDGDGGGRDQLDGGANVVDSSSLIRRYAEVTKFKHESSNSSSGNRLSRGTDSSLVVAKKRLSALHSNTQMQSNEGEIMDDDMAPLLPSNRELSQEELYESHTSLVSSSEGGILAEGEDTSSEESEQESENSANPSACVLSLVERLLRTHPVWFLPGIQRSGAIHLLQGKEEGNFIVRGSSQSKTMAVSVRLPANSGPYIEHYLIQANNGLLSLESSRFKFDSIPALIAHYTQCCDELPVQLCLPAALREAKNRQQLSSLALLGQEFWRYPMASSPKLKPTTAAPLSANSSHMNTPSEATHSSGIGTSVLNHTPTVAHGGMGAGATFGETPTDTFSTMSSFTVGNGHTLLSPESIDSAIMMSPMDPTQQQTGIIGKTSTFKARKQIISPATPHEVEKQIELFNANILGHGSSTVVHSTNGADLGGEMSTSTASSSVDGGKHTVVHTSTLERKLRAPRPTPPNTLNIKPIRSPPAPPARRIKPPSTAEHLTSAADANVSMFTPQKTPISTPTASGFQAPTNSSFQAVSSAVWYVGDADNVGENQGQRASGFPQQLEPESDPRKPEPLDAGCISIPTSTRVSRRNKRKESKHYQESDILESPSVYCRSTLGDKISDYEDIWSQDATKSDRRSLLASTRQGVYGLEDLTLKGLVSPSVESMTYSHGKLSSYKGPAGHGVSTFSVDNLGIPVHGLDSGATSDRASTPTEKPRPPVALKTFSPIPKEDQRFGGRPAFLDLRQRSCLNISNSTPAGTPITFDAVVAIGNNQEQKQNSPFYADPADILSMHNIVRRSPLNRMASANSSQRHSEPPKQLLVNEDILTPSAHPWGNGHGCHVNNNFATSLDELALEKTDSLITGVRLNELSITGGGGIRYGHGSSDYDSDIRWKTPSASLKNVDIHSGKMHQKSTDSLATTSRPVTIHQIIAKKLPHLNLSERLLDGNVMYDGGVNGTNGDTSFGTLGNRGQRKSAYDNVEKHVNAYATSAINSAHSDDGTVFSEPWDSSQWDSFFPNEQSAANASSAGNNFESSGLVPKDGRCRKEGSQQTQSQQKVATILRTRSCRDREILSHPRNRTSHNGPGESIATYAFYLANKQDSTFSRNISNFIACTKESKAAPHPQVVMRNMRQFMSGMKNYLVKHGEGEFANEVQKARAQLKPDEFLNLDAILEEVMHRLVILPLREHLYGLFVDYYSQSGDILLIVEKVRLTAGRGPAAFGIKNNVIPPSPTAMRQIATLFVRLQEAELPLAKLDLLLAAVSTIFEATTCCNGQQLSADDFLPVLVMVVAHCGFVGAEIEAEYMWGLLQPSLLSGEAGYYLTALCSAVHVLKNFTLSELEGHSTLDWDSSTMPNCSSVLRVIIPDEYNGSIQTRTLPIRPHTTTKEICRIIAHKARITNAQDYGLFKLIDGEETLLHDTECPQDVRMAAKGKHFMIAYKRIDAKIAWPTVMPNNAAATTNHAAIANTITNTTTIATTTTTTNASDNQLKV, from the exons ATGGAATCGGAAACGGACGATAGCTGCTACGAGCGGAAGGACATACCCGTGGATAAATTCGGGGGTGATTTCTACCACAGTCGGGATGTAACGACACGTCAGTTGAACCGGCACCTGGCAAACTGTGCGGCCGACATCTCTCCGGCCCACGGGCGCCCCATTTCGTTGCCTGCGAAGCTATACGATCCCGGGGCGACGAGTGGTGGCGATGGGGACGGTGGCGGCCGCGATCAGCTCGACGGTGGAGCGAATGTGGTCGACAGTTCTTCGCTGATCAGGCGGTATGCAGAAGTGACCAAGTTTAAGCATGAATCATCAAACAGCAGCAGTGGAAACCGGTTATCAAGAGG CACCGATTCATCACTGGTCGTAGCGAAAAAGCGCCTCAGTGCATTGCATTCCAACACTCAGATGCAGTCGAATGAAGGCGAAATAATGGACGACGACATGGCGCCACTTTTACCGAGCAATCGTGAGCTTTCCCAGGAGGAATTGTACGAG TCTCATACATCACTGGTGTCCAGCTCGGAAGGAGGCATACTGGCCGAAGGGGAAGATACTTCCAGCGAAGAGTCGGAGCAGGAATCGGAGAATTCTGCCAATCCGTCGGCCTGCGTGTTGAGTTTGGTGGAGCGATTGCTTCGAACGCATCCCGTTTGGTTCCTGCCTGGAATACAGCGTTCCGGAGCAATACATCTACTGCAGGGAAAGGAAGAAGGG AATTTCATCGTTCGGGGTTCTAGTCAGTCGAAAACGATGGCGGTGTCGGTGCGACTGCCAGCTAATTCGGGTCCATACATCGAACACTATCTAATCCAAGCCAACAATGGGCTACTGAGCTTGGAAAGCTCACGCTTCAAGTTCGATTCGATTCCCGCCCTCATTGCCCACTACACGCAGTGCTGCGACGAGCTACCGGTGCAACTCTGCCTTCCGGCCGCTTTGCGGGAAGCGAAAAACCGCCAGCAGCTGTCATCGCTGGCTCTGCTGGGACAGGAGTTCTGGCGCTATCCGATGGCCAGCTCTCCGAAACTGAAACCGACCACCGCCGCACCTCTGTCGGCTAACTCTAGTCACATGAACACCCCGTCCGAGGCGACACACTCCAGCGGTATTGGCACCTCCGTACTTAACCACACGCCCACGGTGGCCCACGGTGGAATGGGTGCTGGAGCCACCTTCGGTGAAACCCCGACCGACACGTTCTCGACGATGAGCAGCTTCACCGTCGGCAATGGGCATACACTCCTGAGTCCGGAGTCGATCGACAGTGCCATCATGATGTCACCGATGGATCCGACTCAGCAGCAAACTGGTATTATCGGGAAAACCAGCACTTTTAAAGCGCGCAAGCAAATCATCTCACCCGCTACACCGCACGAGGTCGAAAAACAGATTGAGCTGTTCAACGCCAACATCCTGGGTCATGGAAGCTCCACCGTAGTCCATAGCACGAATGGTGCTGACCTTGGCGGTGAAATGTCAACGTCGACAGCCTCTTCCTCGGTCGACGGTGGTAAACACACCGTAGTACACACCAGCACACTGGAGAGAAAACTTCGGGCACCACGGCCAACACCACCAAATACGCTCAACATTAAACCTATTCGGAGCCCTCCGGCACCACCGGCAAGGCGTATCAAACCTCCCTCGACGGCAGAGCACTTGACGTCAGCTGCAGATGCAAACGTTAGCATGTTTACTCCACAAAAAACACCGATTTCTACACCGACAGCTTCTGGGTTCCAAGCGCCGACTAACAGCAGCTTTCAGGCAGTCAGCAGCGCCGTGTGGTACGTGGGCGACGCTGATAATGTTGGGGAAAATCAAGGGCAGCGAGCTTCCGGATTTCCACAACAGTTGGAACCGGAGAGTGACCCGCGAAAGCCGGAACCACTCGATGCCGGCTGCATCAGCATTCCAACGAGCACCCGTGTAAGCCGGCGCAACAAGAGGAAAGAATCCAAACACTATCAG GAGTCGGATATACTAGAATCGCCGTCGGTGTATTGTCGAAGTACATTAGGGGACAAGATAAGCGACTATGAAGACATCTGGTCACAAGACGCCACCAAGAGCGACCGAAGGTCTCTGCTAGCATCAACTCGTCAAGGAGTCTACGGTTTGGAAGATTTAA CGCTAAAGGGACTCGTTTCTCCATCGGTGGAATCCATGACCTACAGCCACGGAAAACTATCGTCGTACAAAGGGCCGGCTGGACACGGTGTGTCGACGTTTTCCGTGGATAACCTCGGCATACCGGTTCATGGGTTGGACTCGGGTGCGACGAGCGATCGTGCAAGCACACCGACCGAGAAACCGCGTCCTCCGGTGGCTCTCAAAACCTTTTCTCCCATACCGAAGGAAGACCAACGCTTTGGAGGCCGACCCGCATTTCTGGATTTGCGTCAGCGGTCGTGTTTGAACATTTCCAATTCCACCCCAGCTGGGACACCAATCACTTTTGATGCGGTAGTCGCGATCGGCAACAATCAGGAACAGAAGCAAAACAGCCCGTTTTATGCCGATCCGGCCGATATATTGTCGATGCACAATATTGTACGCCGCAGTCCGTTAAATCGGATGGCTTCGGCGAACAGTAGCCAGCGCCATTCGGAACCACCGAAGCAGCTGTTGGTTAATGAAGACATCCTGACACCTTCTGCGCATCCTTGGGGTAATGGACATGGATGCCATGTCAAC AATAACTTTGCGACATCGCTCGATGAACTGGCGCTGGAGAAAACGGATTCACTCATAACAGGCGTTCGGTTAAATGAACTAAGCAtcaccggtggtggtggtataaGGTATGGGCATGGCAGCAGTGATTATGATTCGGACATACGATGGAAAACACCTTCAGCATCGCTGAAGAACGTCGACATTCATTCCGGCAAAATGCACCAGAAAAGCACGGACAGTCTGGCCACAACTTCGCGGCCTGTGACGATACATCAAATCATTGCCAAAAAGTTACCCCATTTAAACCTCTCCGAAAGACTGTTGGACGGTAACGTGATGTACGATGGTGGAGTTAACGGGACGAACGGAGATACCAGCTTCGGTACGCTCGGGAACAGAGGACAACGGAAGTCGGCTTATGACAACGTAGAAAAGCACGTCAATG CATATGCCACATCAGCCATCAACAGTGCGCATTCGGACGATGGAACCGTTTTTTCTGAACCCTGGGACAGCTCACAGTGGGACTCGTTTTTCCCGAACGAAC AATCTGCTGCAAACGCCAGCAGCGCGGGCAATAACTTCGAAAGCAGCGGACTCGTACCGAAGGATGGTCGATGCCGTAAAGAGGGTTCGCAGCAAACACAATCGCAGCAAAAAGTGGCCACCATCCTGCGCACCCGTAGTTGCCGCGATCGAGAAATCTTGA GTCATCCACGCAACCGAACATCTCACAACGGTCCGGGAGAGTCGATCGCAACGTACGCCTTCTATCTTGCCAACAAGCAAGACTCGACCTTCTCGCGCAACATTAGCAACTTCATTGCCTGCACCAAGGAATCGAAGGCCGCACCCCATCCGCAGGTCGTGATGCGGAACATGCGCCAGTTTATGTCCGGCATGAAGAACTATCTCGTAAAGCACGGCGAGGGCGAGTTTGCGAACGAGGTGCAAAAGGCGCGAGCTCAGCTCAAACCGGACGAGTTCCTCAACCTGGACGCAATACTGGAGGAGGTGATGCACCGGCTAGTGATACTGCCACTGCGTGAGCATCTATACGGTTTGTTCGTGGATTACTACAGCCAGTCGGGTGACATACTGCTGATAGTGGAAAAAGTGCGCCTAACTGCGGGCCGTGGTCCAGCAGCATTCGGAATTAAG AACAATGTCATCCCGCCGAGTCCTACCGCCATGCGTCAAATCGCAACGCTTTTCGTGCGTCTTCAAGAGGCTGAGCTGCCGCTAGCAAAGTTGGATCTCCTGCTGGCAGCCGTTTCGACCATTTTTGAGGCCACCACCTGCTGCAACGGGCAGCAGCTCAGTGCGGACGACTTCCTGCCAGTACTCGTGATGGTGGTTGCACACTGTGGTTTTGTTGGTGCCGAAATCGAGGCCGAGTACATGTGGGGTTTGCTTCAACCATCGCTGCTGAGTGGCGAGGCTGGCTACTATCTGACAGCACTCTGCAGCGCGGTCCACGTACTTAAGAACTTTACTCTTAGTGAGCTGGAAGGGCACTCCACATTGGAT TGGGATTCCTCGACGATGCCAAACTGCTCGTCGGTGCTGCGCGTAATCATCCCCGATGAATACAACGGTTCCATACAGACGCGCACACTACCGATACGGCCGCACACGACTACCAAGGAGATTTGTCGAATTATTGCCCACAAGGCGAGAATAACGAATGCCCAGGATTATGGGCTATTTAAGCTGATCGACGGTGAAG AAACTCTTCTACATGACACCGAATGCCCGCAGGACGTCCGGATGGCGGCGAAAGGGAAGCATTTTATGATCGCATACAAGCGGATCGACGCCAAAATAGCTTGGCCTACCGTGATGCCAAATAATGCTGCAGCAACCACCAATCATGCCGCTATTGCTAATACTATCACCAATACTACTACTATTGCTACTACAACAACTACTACTAACGCGAGTGATAATCAACTAAaagtataa